A stretch of Acidicapsa ligni DNA encodes these proteins:
- a CDS encoding HD domain-containing phosphohydrolase, with amino-acid sequence MASGKDGGIMGAPARILIVDDEPHVRSMLAATLDRQSYQTVQAGSNAEAFELIDRQHFDLVLTDIVMRDGNGISLLERVHVDHPQTPVIMVTAIQDASVAISAMRKGAYDYLLKPFERDQLLITVRRALEHRNALRESENYQQNLEQIVDARTELLHQAIEDLERSYDITLEALGDALDLKDSETEGHSKRVTAYTIALARAMGIGSDGIKVIARGAFLHDIGKMAIPDAILRKPGKLTAEEQHIMREHCARGYNILRKIPYLSEAAEIVYSHQEHYDGSGYPRGIHGNAIPIGARIFAIADTLDAITSDRPYRGAKSFDVARLEILRCSGTQFDPAAVEVFLKIPNELWIELRNEITGHSKPFTSEEIARATATR; translated from the coding sequence TTGGCCAGCGGTAAGGACGGGGGAATCATGGGCGCACCGGCAAGAATTCTGATTGTGGATGACGAACCCCACGTGCGGTCAATGCTGGCTGCCACCCTGGACCGGCAGAGCTACCAGACAGTGCAGGCAGGTAGCAACGCAGAAGCTTTTGAACTGATCGACCGGCAGCATTTTGACCTGGTGCTGACTGACATTGTGATGCGGGATGGCAATGGCATCAGCCTGCTGGAGCGGGTGCACGTCGATCATCCGCAGACACCGGTGATTATGGTGACTGCCATCCAGGATGCAAGTGTGGCGATCAGCGCCATGCGCAAGGGCGCTTACGACTACCTGCTGAAGCCGTTTGAGCGCGATCAGTTACTGATCACCGTGCGGCGGGCACTCGAACACCGCAACGCACTTCGCGAGAGTGAGAATTATCAGCAGAATCTTGAGCAGATTGTGGATGCCCGAACAGAATTGCTGCACCAGGCAATCGAGGATCTGGAGCGCTCGTACGACATCACGCTCGAAGCGCTGGGCGACGCGCTGGATTTGAAAGACTCCGAGACGGAAGGCCACTCCAAACGGGTGACAGCCTATACGATTGCCCTGGCGAGAGCGATGGGGATTGGCTCTGACGGCATCAAGGTGATTGCCCGGGGCGCGTTCCTGCACGATATCGGCAAAATGGCGATTCCAGATGCGATTCTGCGCAAGCCGGGCAAACTAACCGCGGAAGAGCAGCATATCATGCGTGAGCATTGCGCGCGCGGATATAACATCCTGCGCAAGATTCCCTATCTGAGTGAGGCTGCGGAGATCGTGTACTCGCACCAGGAGCATTATGACGGCAGCGGTTATCCGCGAGGCATTCACGGGAACGCTATCCCAATCGGGGCACGCATCTTTGCCATTGCCGACACGCTGGACGCGATTACCAGCGATCGCCCGTACCGCGGGGCAAAGAGTTTTGACGTAGCCCGGCTGGAGATCCTTCGCTGCTCGGGGACGCAGTTCGATCCTGCCGCGGTCGAAGTATTCCTCAAGATTCCCAATGAGCTGTGGATCGAGTTGCGGAACGAGATTACCGGTCACAGCAAACCATTTACTTCCGAAGAAATCGCCCGAGCTACAGCAACCCGCTAA
- a CDS encoding 4a-hydroxytetrahydrobiopterin dehydratase — protein MTVLTPAEITQSLKAVPDWHIENGELRRGFSFLDFREAMSFVNSVAAVAEQAGHHPYIDIRYNKVRLTLVSHDAGGITEKDFSLANRIGIIL, from the coding sequence ATGACTGTTCTTACGCCTGCAGAGATTACGCAATCGCTCAAAGCGGTTCCCGATTGGCATATTGAAAACGGAGAGTTACGGCGCGGTTTTTCATTTTTGGATTTTCGCGAGGCAATGAGTTTTGTGAACTCAGTGGCGGCGGTGGCGGAACAGGCCGGGCATCATCCCTATATCGATATTCGCTACAACAAGGTACGACTGACGCTGGTAAGCCATGATGCAGGTGGGATTACGGAGAAGGATTTTTCGCTGGCTAATAGGATAGGGATCATTCTTTAG
- a CDS encoding PCYCGC domain-containing protein, giving the protein MMKSFHSRRWAVALVLAAATAISYAQWTNPADDIPAYHPSAPLKISSLPPIMSGAKLTGEHFQYPWQVHVYQQAAKVSNVLYQLPCNCRCDRALGHTSLRSCFEGVHGTECSTCAKEGLFAYQQTKLGKTPAQIRAAIARHDYEQVSLE; this is encoded by the coding sequence ATGATGAAGAGCTTTCATTCTCGACGCTGGGCAGTAGCGCTGGTTCTTGCTGCGGCAACCGCGATCAGCTATGCGCAGTGGACCAACCCCGCAGATGATATTCCGGCGTACCATCCATCTGCGCCGCTCAAGATCAGTTCCCTGCCTCCGATTATGAGTGGAGCAAAGTTGACCGGGGAGCATTTCCAGTATCCGTGGCAGGTTCACGTGTATCAGCAGGCGGCGAAGGTTTCGAACGTGCTGTATCAGTTGCCGTGCAACTGCCGCTGCGATCGCGCGCTGGGTCACACCAGCCTGCGTAGCTGCTTCGAGGGCGTGCATGGGACAGAATGCTCCACTTGCGCCAAGGAAGGCCTGTTTGCATACCAGCAGACGAAGCTGGGAAAGACGCCGGCGCAGATTCGGGCGGCGATTGCACGCCATGACTACGAACAGGTCTCGCTGGAGTAG
- the lgt gene encoding prolipoprotein diacylglyceryl transferase, with protein MYRQLSGVMQQRYWVDNLDPWAIHFAGGFGIRWYGLSYIAGILFAAWLFSRWARQGRLTIRDEEVSVLILYTSTGVLVGGRLGYCLFYNLPAVMESPMEVFAIWHGGMASHGGILGLVLAIFLFSRQRNLSPWPLLDAAAAVGPLGIAFGRIANFMNAELWGRPSTVPWAVIFPDAPVINGVNVPRHPSQLYAAVAEGLLVFLVAQVVYHRSARPGMTTAAVCITYGAGRFIDEFWRQPDLGQPIYWGWMSKGQLLTIPMIAVGFVWTIFLLKQGAVPKG; from the coding sequence ATGTATCGACAATTGTCCGGAGTAATGCAGCAACGATACTGGGTAGACAACCTTGATCCCTGGGCAATTCATTTTGCAGGCGGCTTCGGTATTCGCTGGTATGGACTCTCGTATATCGCAGGCATTCTTTTCGCAGCATGGCTCTTTTCCCGGTGGGCAAGACAAGGCCGTCTGACTATCCGCGATGAAGAAGTTTCGGTGCTCATTCTCTATACCTCTACAGGAGTATTAGTCGGTGGCAGATTGGGTTACTGCCTCTTCTATAACCTGCCAGCGGTGATGGAATCCCCGATGGAGGTCTTCGCCATCTGGCATGGTGGGATGGCCAGTCACGGCGGCATCCTCGGTCTTGTTTTGGCAATCTTTCTTTTCTCCCGTCAACGAAACCTCAGCCCCTGGCCGCTCCTCGATGCTGCGGCAGCCGTTGGACCCCTGGGAATAGCTTTCGGGCGCATCGCTAATTTTATGAATGCGGAGTTATGGGGCAGACCTTCGACCGTTCCGTGGGCGGTAATCTTTCCTGACGCGCCAGTTATCAACGGCGTCAACGTACCGCGTCACCCCAGTCAGCTCTATGCCGCGGTTGCTGAAGGCCTGCTTGTTTTTCTCGTTGCCCAGGTGGTTTATCACCGATCCGCGCGGCCGGGGATGACGACTGCAGCGGTATGCATCACCTATGGAGCAGGCCGCTTCATCGACGAGTTCTGGCGTCAGCCCGATCTGGGGCAACCCATCTATTGGGGATGGATGAGCAAGGGGCAACTCCTGACAATTCCCATGATTGCCGTCGGTTTTGTATGGACGATCTTTCTATTGAAGCAAGGCGCGGTACCCAAGGGGTAA
- a CDS encoding HoxN/HupN/NixA family nickel/cobalt transporter → MTHSTLLTLAVALGLRHGVDPDHLAAIDGLSRIRPSRWNGILFAIGHGTLVTILAVGVGGLLARAFEPYAPWLLISLGALNLWRLRRPIEHRHLALSRIKITSPLVIGIIFGAGFETASQLSALVLAADMNPWILGLMFSAGMIIVDGTDGYLASRTQSQAISGGRRALRASQVLGVFVVIFSFSLGGAELLRIDIDRVAMPMGCALFVGLIALRIWSSRDPLHAASVAAMSAGNPKIS, encoded by the coding sequence ATGACACACTCAACGCTTCTAACTCTCGCAGTAGCTCTCGGTTTGCGCCATGGAGTTGATCCAGATCATCTGGCTGCGATTGACGGCCTCTCGCGTATACGCCCATCTCGATGGAACGGCATCTTGTTCGCAATAGGACACGGCACACTGGTTACTATCCTCGCAGTTGGAGTAGGCGGTCTTCTCGCTCGCGCATTTGAGCCTTATGCTCCCTGGTTGCTGATCTCGCTCGGCGCGCTTAACTTATGGCGCCTGAGAAGACCAATTGAGCACCGTCATCTTGCACTCTCTCGAATTAAGATCACGAGTCCGCTCGTCATTGGCATTATCTTTGGTGCGGGTTTTGAAACTGCCAGCCAACTCTCGGCACTCGTACTCGCTGCCGACATGAATCCATGGATTCTCGGCCTCATGTTTTCAGCAGGAATGATCATCGTAGACGGCACAGACGGATACCTTGCTTCGCGAACACAAAGCCAGGCTATTTCCGGCGGCAGACGTGCCCTGCGCGCATCCCAGGTCCTGGGAGTATTTGTTGTTATCTTTTCCTTCAGCCTGGGTGGTGCGGAGTTATTACGAATAGATATAGATAGAGTGGCTATGCCGATGGGTTGCGCTCTCTTTGTGGGCCTGATTGCTCTTCGTATCTGGAGTTCGCGCGACCCTTTGCATGCGGCATCCGTCGCTGCAATGTCAGCAGGCAATCCGAAGATATCTTAA
- a CDS encoding (2Fe-2S) ferredoxin domain-containing protein, with translation MSRTSPRPQPPPVVSTKRPMLGQISVCNGCCCGQTHKGHPEVPVEWLKQEWKYRGLLKRVHLSISGCLGPCDVPNVIMITSAEGTQWLAQITQRRQYEMLADWAEQSKISDELLPLPKEFDTHRLAAFRDTASNGR, from the coding sequence ATGTCAAGGACATCTCCACGCCCTCAACCTCCACCCGTTGTTTCGACCAAGCGTCCAATGCTGGGACAGATCAGCGTTTGCAACGGATGCTGCTGCGGCCAGACGCACAAAGGACATCCAGAGGTTCCTGTCGAGTGGCTAAAGCAGGAGTGGAAATATCGAGGATTACTCAAGCGAGTTCATCTATCCATCAGTGGATGTCTTGGTCCTTGCGACGTGCCGAACGTCATCATGATCACCAGCGCCGAAGGAACGCAATGGCTCGCGCAGATTACCCAGCGAAGACAGTATGAAATGCTGGCCGACTGGGCGGAGCAATCCAAAATCTCTGACGAGTTACTCCCCCTGCCGAAAGAGTTCGATACGCATCGCCTGGCTGCCTTTCGCGACACGGCATCCAACGGGCGATAG